From one Lycorma delicatula isolate Av1 chromosome 2, ASM4794821v1, whole genome shotgun sequence genomic stretch:
- the LOC142319142 gene encoding uncharacterized protein LOC142319142, translated as MMRQPGLVLLYSMSMFPIITLSAVEQLSEVYHLSGDPDYRFVTLRWEYPRHVPTLYGFQVHYCELQAWGPNRCRTKVVDASAGMHETLNSSPFYMYSVIINGLRMATNYTFEVQPIEARRTRYFMDTRLNNLSKKIIIPTKGFSARASLCLPDVSEVEVSTGPYFGGRIAVETGGEGENCAVSGDGSSPREVYTLRIQHKLCGSQVNRTAVATFILVQENLPILTHSTRRFLVLCTFQPETLTVRAGLNLPSTSSGNDLMPSSETPSMNEVTGNEVQASPLQLLQDDFAGRALNEESEAQLVLATVIVIAMLVGVGLTIWWFVPSTTSNRSILTDETLPTSSALIFDNYENSLRDSLGSVIDFGASLDNDRHDETISNDDENNIWRDGVCNNAILQQACNIYTISNESPTITVENSSHSEA; from the exons AAGTATACCATTTAAGTGGAGACCCTGACTACAGATTTGTTACACTTAGGTGGGAATACCCACGCCATGTTCCCACATTGTATGGCTTTCAAGTACATTATTGTGAACTTCAAGCATGGGGCCCTAATAGATGTCGAACTAAG gtAGTAGATGCCTCAGCAGGAATGCATGAGACATTAAACAGTTCACCATTTTATATGTATTCTGTTATTATCAATGGTTTACGCATGGCaacaaattatacatttgaagTCCAACCAATAGAAGCAAGGAGAACAAGATATTTTATGGATACTAGGTTAAACAATCTtagtaaaaaaatcatcatacCAACAAAAGGGT TTTCAGCACGAGCTAGTCTTTGTCTACCAGATGTAAGTGAAGTTGAAGTATCAACTGGGCCTTATTTTGGAGGGCGAATTGCTGTAGAAACCGGTGGAGAAGGAGAAAACTGTGCAGTATCTGGAGATGGTTCTAGTCCAAGAGAAGTCTATACATTACGGATTCAACATAAACTATGTGGTAGTCAAGTAAATCGTACTGCAGTTGCAACTTTTATACTTGTACAGGAAAATCTACCAATTCTCACCCATAGCACCCGTCGGTTCCTTGTTCTTTGTACTTTTCAGCCAGAAACATTAACTGTCAGAGCAgg attgaatCTCCCTTCAACAAGTAGTGGAAATGATTTAATGCCTAGTAGTGAAACACCTTCAATGAATGAAGTCACTGGAAATGAAGTTCAAGCTTCACCATTGCAGTTGCTTCAAGATGACTTTGCTGGTCGAGCATTAaatg AAGAGTCAGAAGCACAGTTAGTACTAGCAACAGTCATTGTTATTGCTATGTTAGTTGGAGTTGGACTTACAATTTGGTGGTTTGTTCCTTCAACAACTTCAA atcgtTCAATTTTAACAGATGAAACACTGCCTACTTCATCAgctttaatatttgataattatgaGAATTCATTACGAGATTCTCTAGGTAGTGTAATCGATTTTGGAGCATCTCTAGATAATGACAGACATGATGAAACTATTTCAAATGATGACGAAAATAATATCTGGAGAGATGGTGTATGCAATAATGCTATACTGCAACAAGCATGCaacatttatacaatttcaaaTGAAAGTCCTACAATTACAGTGGAAAATTCCTCTCACTCTGAggcttaa